A portion of the Acidisarcina polymorpha genome contains these proteins:
- a CDS encoding DUF1844 domain-containing protein, with the protein MSEQQSTFTVTDRRKFTLDGELRDPSTASTDEEVHVIPAAPSEPLPAATPGAATLEGEALDVDPDPLDEALDGDGPESDLVEAGVADSSIEDELGPLPTSQESADQHAAYQKSSGQLDEMIRQANPGAPPSAEIDFEQVVQSFYLSAVIAMGAAAEPGQKPRVDIIGARQSIDMLAVLVDKTKGNLTDREEKLLQTALFNLRMMFLEITNSIAAQAVKPKPNLSR; encoded by the coding sequence ATGTCTGAGCAACAGAGCACCTTTACCGTGACTGACCGCCGCAAATTCACTCTTGACGGAGAGCTCCGCGACCCCTCCACCGCCAGCACCGACGAAGAGGTCCACGTAATTCCCGCCGCTCCTTCCGAGCCGCTGCCTGCCGCGACTCCGGGCGCAGCTACCCTCGAGGGCGAGGCCCTCGATGTCGATCCCGATCCGCTCGATGAAGCCCTCGACGGGGATGGCCCGGAGTCGGACCTGGTCGAAGCCGGCGTGGCCGATTCCTCTATCGAAGACGAACTCGGCCCTCTCCCCACTAGCCAGGAGAGCGCCGACCAGCACGCCGCCTACCAGAAGTCTTCCGGTCAGCTCGATGAGATGATTCGCCAGGCGAATCCCGGCGCGCCTCCATCAGCCGAGATCGATTTCGAGCAGGTCGTTCAATCGTTCTACCTCTCCGCGGTCATCGCCATGGGCGCTGCCGCCGAGCCCGGCCAGAAGCCTCGCGTCGACATCATCGGAGCACGCCAATCGATCGACATGCTTGCCGTCCTGGTCGACAAGACCAAGGGCAACCTGACCGATCGCGAAGAAAAGCTCCTTCAGACGGCGCTCTTCAACCTCCGCATGATGTTCCTCGAAATCACCAATTCCATCGCCGCCCAGGCGGTGAAGCCGAAGCCGAATCTCTCTCGTTAG
- a CDS encoding TonB-dependent receptor — MRNRILTAALPLLAALALSTPSLVFAQTSKGNLVGVVRDTSGAVVANATISLTNEATGETRQLTSNPSGEYRVDAIAPGSYSLDLTATGFEEKKVAHLNVAPSTYTNFDVVLNVGGTSETVAVQAQTNLINTENAQLSQNIGSAVINNLPIFSLNAIELAYASPGVQLVDQGNLGNGVSVQVNGSRPRANNFLIDGQEINDPGIAGQALQPQLPAIFDSVSVITNSAAAEYGGAGGGIINMVTKSGTSKFHGGAWELYSGSGLNALDGQQRQLPHTHGLKARFNEHQIGFSIGGPIYKQKVFGFGSGQWSRIYGNETAAVNLLPDAGGIATLQALSPQYPNAATLLGLLDEGTYLQSFSQITSQGTTTVNLGPDALGNPRPAVTFGQFQRPPVPQSSPDTQWAYRIDWLPRPNDTLYIRYLHDRTSLSPDFFTNATSLPGFDTIQAFTSEQFAGTWTHVFSPRLLNEFRVSELRTNGGFDFAPATLANPLAITPTVTLFAEQQAGFPNIGAPSGYPQGSAQDIYQGQDTITWTHGMHTLRAGADVGREIIIDKVPFDFYGTLTFQSGGGYSDLGNYIDNYLGPSGTATIDIGSNRVDPHSYNQAYFAQDDIKFSPEFTMNLGVRYEYRANPENSLQYPALDPNNLTAPINTRIKVNEDYNNIAPRIGIAYAPHGAGWFGRDKSVYHAGFGIFYDSVFTNIVDNSQASAPNISSPQAISTTGRGLTGASSLIGTLSPVVDPSSTVTSVVNNLVNPQTYQWNLGFERQLPSNVKLTANYVGVRAEKLFANQQYNYFDPNTGERLNPNRGVINARGNFADSIYHALELNASHEFTHNFLINASYTYSKSMDDGSEVFTLFNQSTSYAANLAPGGRAAEWSPSAYDHTHYFAVQYVYQIPGYNREHILSLITSHWTISGDTVLQSGPPSTWSLSGIDTNQDGSAANDRPVLSNAKAPYTSIGIDGAYLGPDAVTGANPTPGVYYDLGINNTAGTLNPVDPNAVHFLIPTQSGNVGRDSFRQPGVQYWNLAVEKDISASFTKLEGAEFQFRVEAQDVGNHNNVEPLDLNLLGVGGSTFLNPSVARSNVNNGPLAQGRVLRLWAKFNF; from the coding sequence ATGCGAAATAGAATTTTGACAGCAGCCCTTCCCCTTCTGGCGGCCCTGGCGCTAAGTACACCATCCCTCGTCTTCGCACAGACCAGCAAGGGCAATCTTGTCGGAGTCGTGCGGGACACCTCTGGAGCCGTGGTTGCGAACGCAACCATCAGCTTGACCAACGAGGCGACCGGCGAGACCCGTCAGCTGACCAGCAACCCTAGTGGAGAGTATCGCGTTGATGCCATAGCCCCGGGAAGCTACTCGCTTGACCTGACAGCGACGGGATTCGAGGAAAAAAAGGTTGCGCACTTGAATGTCGCGCCCTCAACGTACACGAACTTCGACGTGGTGTTGAATGTTGGCGGAACTTCGGAAACCGTGGCAGTGCAAGCCCAAACCAACCTTATCAACACCGAAAATGCCCAGCTCTCGCAGAACATCGGCTCGGCAGTAATCAATAACCTGCCAATCTTCAGCCTAAATGCAATCGAATTGGCCTATGCCTCCCCAGGCGTTCAGCTGGTGGACCAAGGCAACCTTGGCAATGGGGTGTCCGTGCAGGTCAACGGCTCCAGGCCGCGGGCCAACAACTTCTTGATCGACGGCCAGGAGATCAACGACCCCGGCATCGCTGGTCAGGCCCTCCAGCCGCAATTGCCGGCGATCTTCGATTCGGTCAGCGTGATCACCAACTCCGCGGCGGCCGAATATGGCGGAGCAGGCGGCGGCATCATCAACATGGTTACGAAGAGCGGAACCAGCAAATTCCACGGCGGAGCCTGGGAGCTTTATTCAGGATCAGGCCTCAACGCTCTGGATGGCCAGCAGCGTCAACTGCCCCATACACACGGACTAAAAGCCCGTTTCAACGAGCATCAGATCGGCTTTTCGATCGGTGGTCCGATCTACAAGCAGAAGGTCTTCGGCTTCGGATCCGGCCAGTGGTCGCGGATCTACGGAAATGAAACCGCCGCCGTCAACCTGCTTCCGGACGCCGGCGGAATCGCGACCCTCCAGGCGCTCAGCCCGCAGTACCCGAACGCCGCGACCCTCCTCGGCCTGCTCGATGAAGGAACTTACCTGCAAAGTTTCAGTCAGATCACGAGTCAGGGCACCACGACCGTGAATCTGGGCCCCGATGCCCTGGGGAATCCCCGACCCGCGGTAACCTTTGGTCAATTCCAAAGGCCGCCGGTTCCCCAAAGCTCCCCGGACACGCAGTGGGCCTACCGCATCGACTGGCTCCCGCGCCCCAATGACACTCTCTACATTCGCTACCTGCACGACCGCACCAGTCTATCTCCCGACTTCTTCACCAACGCGACGTCTCTTCCCGGCTTCGATACGATCCAGGCCTTTACCTCAGAGCAATTCGCCGGCACCTGGACCCACGTCTTTTCACCCCGGCTTCTGAATGAGTTCCGCGTCTCCGAACTGCGCACCAACGGAGGCTTCGACTTCGCTCCTGCAACTCTCGCCAATCCCCTCGCCATCACGCCTACGGTCACACTCTTCGCAGAACAACAAGCCGGATTTCCAAACATCGGCGCCCCAAGCGGCTATCCCCAAGGAAGCGCCCAGGACATCTACCAGGGCCAGGACACCATCACCTGGACGCACGGAATGCACACCCTTCGTGCAGGGGCCGACGTAGGGAGAGAGATCATCATCGATAAAGTGCCATTTGATTTTTATGGCACACTGACTTTCCAGTCGGGAGGCGGCTACAGTGACCTGGGCAATTACATCGATAATTACCTTGGTCCTTCCGGCACTGCGACCATTGATATCGGCAGCAACCGGGTTGATCCCCACTCCTACAACCAGGCTTATTTCGCGCAGGACGATATCAAGTTCAGCCCTGAGTTCACGATGAACCTCGGCGTCCGGTACGAATATCGGGCAAACCCCGAAAACTCTTTGCAGTACCCTGCCCTCGATCCCAACAATCTGACCGCTCCCATCAATACCCGAATCAAAGTCAATGAGGACTACAACAACATTGCTCCGCGCATCGGCATCGCCTATGCTCCTCACGGCGCTGGGTGGTTTGGTCGCGACAAGTCCGTCTATCACGCTGGCTTCGGGATTTTTTACGACAGCGTCTTCACTAACATTGTTGACAATTCACAAGCTTCCGCCCCGAACATTTCTTCCCCTCAAGCAATCTCAACGACGGGCCGCGGGTTAACGGGAGCCTCGTCTCTCATCGGTACCCTCTCCCCGGTCGTTGATCCTTCCTCTACTGTTACCAGCGTTGTGAACAACCTTGTCAATCCGCAGACTTACCAATGGAATCTGGGCTTCGAGAGACAACTACCGTCGAACGTCAAACTCACCGCTAACTACGTTGGTGTGCGGGCAGAGAAGCTGTTTGCCAATCAGCAATACAACTACTTCGACCCCAACACCGGGGAACGTTTGAACCCGAATCGCGGAGTGATCAATGCCCGTGGCAACTTTGCGGATTCGATCTATCACGCGTTGGAGCTCAACGCCTCGCACGAGTTCACCCATAACTTCCTGATCAACGCGAGCTATACCTACAGCAAGTCCATGGATGACGGCTCCGAGGTATTCACGCTCTTCAACCAGTCGACGTCCTACGCTGCGAACCTGGCGCCCGGTGGACGCGCCGCGGAGTGGAGTCCCTCGGCCTACGACCACACCCACTACTTCGCGGTGCAATATGTCTACCAGATTCCCGGTTATAACCGGGAACACATCCTATCGCTGATCACCAGCCATTGGACCATCTCGGGCGACACCGTTCTGCAGTCAGGTCCCCCAAGCACCTGGTCCCTCTCCGGGATCGACACCAACCAAGACGGCAGCGCCGCCAACGATCGGCCGGTCCTCAGCAATGCGAAGGCGCCGTACACCTCCATCGGCATTGATGGCGCTTACCTGGGACCAGACGCGGTCACCGGTGCGAACCCCACCCCCGGCGTCTACTATGATCTTGGGATCAATAACACCGCTGGAACTCTCAATCCCGTCGATCCGAATGCCGTACATTTCCTCATTCCGACCCAATCCGGCAACGTCGGCCGCGACAGTTTCCGTCAGCCCGGTGTCCAATATTGGAACCTGGCTGTCGAGAAGGACATCTCGGCATCCTTCACCAAACTCGAAGGGGCCGAGTTCCAATTCCGTGTCGAGGCCCAAGACGTCGGGAACCATAACAACGTAGAACCGCTTGATCTCAATCTCCTGGGCGTAGGCGGCTCCACCTTCCTCAACCCGTCTGTCGCTCGATCCAACGTCAACAACGGGCCACTGGCACAAGGGCGGGTGCTGCGGCTCTGGGCGAAGTTTAACTTCTAA
- a CDS encoding bifunctional riboflavin kinase/FAD synthetase, with product MDIFRALPEIPSSFGPTVVSIGNFDGVHCAHQWLLAEISRRAHELSAKSVAVTFDPHPSRLLRPIGAPKLITPMTERLELLRASGIDATLVLPFNDELCKMSGPDFVAAVLRDALHAAEVHEGDNFRFGYRAQSQAADLIALGHDQGFRVQIFSPRYIRGIQVSSSRVREAIQSGNMTLARALLGRPFSIHSTPASGRAIGRRLTVPTINLAPYDELLPADGVYVTRMKIGEEEFDAVTNAGTRPTFGEDSYAVESYLLNFHPVNLLPETPLELTFIHRLREERKFPSPEALKHQIMQDVAKAQRYLHLADLLQNSTPPSRTGFRARISS from the coding sequence ATGGATATCTTTCGCGCTCTCCCCGAGATTCCGTCCAGCTTCGGCCCGACAGTGGTCAGCATCGGCAACTTCGACGGAGTTCACTGCGCCCACCAATGGCTGCTTGCGGAGATTAGCCGCCGCGCACACGAGCTATCCGCAAAATCCGTGGCCGTCACTTTCGATCCTCATCCGTCCCGTTTACTTCGGCCGATCGGCGCTCCCAAGCTGATCACGCCAATGACGGAACGTCTGGAATTGCTTCGTGCCTCTGGGATCGACGCGACCCTGGTGCTCCCTTTCAATGATGAGCTTTGCAAGATGTCCGGTCCGGATTTTGTCGCTGCCGTCCTCCGTGACGCTCTCCACGCCGCCGAAGTTCATGAGGGCGATAACTTCCGCTTCGGCTATCGCGCCCAGTCTCAGGCCGCCGACTTGATAGCGCTCGGCCACGATCAAGGCTTCCGCGTGCAGATCTTCTCCCCCCGCTACATTCGCGGCATTCAGGTCAGTAGCAGCAGGGTACGCGAAGCGATCCAGAGCGGGAACATGACGCTCGCCCGCGCCCTCCTCGGACGTCCCTTTAGCATCCATTCCACGCCGGCCTCAGGCCGCGCCATCGGCCGCCGCCTGACCGTTCCGACCATCAACCTTGCGCCCTATGACGAACTTCTTCCCGCCGACGGCGTCTACGTGACCCGGATGAAGATCGGCGAAGAGGAGTTCGATGCGGTCACCAACGCCGGCACTCGGCCCACCTTCGGCGAAGATTCCTATGCGGTTGAGAGCTATCTCTTGAACTTTCACCCAGTCAACCTGCTCCCGGAAACTCCTCTCGAGCTGACTTTTATCCATCGCCTCCGCGAAGAGCGCAAATTTCCTTCTCCGGAAGCCCTCAAACACCAGATCATGCAGGATGTCGCCAAAGCTCAACGTTATTTGCATCTGGCGGACCTGCTCCAAAACAGCACTCCACCTTCCCGTACCGGCTTCCGAGCCCGAATTTCTTCTTGA
- the secA gene encoding preprotein translocase subunit SecA, producing MIGNVLTKVFGTNNDRVVKRLLPMVETIRALEPELQRLSDEELRAKTQEFKNRIRAKVEGLTDEEDIVAGEKAALDELLPEAFAVVREAGRRILNMRHFDVQLIGGMVLHQGKIAEMRTGEGKTLVATLSCYLNALAGHGVHVVTVNDYLAKRDAEWMGKIYEFLGLTVGVIVHDLDDSQRRAAYASDITYGTNNEFGFDYLRDNMKFDISDCVQRGHYYAIVDEVDSILIDEARTPLIISGPTDQTTDNYVRVNKIIPELELGEEIEQGETKILTGDYVVDEKHRSITVSDEGWEKVERLLGIGNIADVENWSLKHHVETAIKAHSLYRRDVQYVVKDGEVIIVDEFTGRLMAGRRWSDGLHQAVEAKEGVSIRKEDQTLATITFQNYFRLYKKLAGMTGTAETEATEFDKIYKLDIVVIPTNKPMRRLENPDVVFRTAKEKYFAVADEIEKLHEAKQPVLVGTTSIEKSELLSSILQRKGVKHVVLNAKFHEREAEIVAQAGQHGKVTIATNMAGRGTDILLGGNAEFVAKRDLVKKGLARAISVAEGAINPTAASGMFRFYYEGQEFETTQENWDKTYAIHAAASAKDHDAVIEAGGLHILGTERHESRRIDNQLRGRAGRQGDPGSSRFYLSLEDDLMRIFAKEWVSTLLQRLGMEEGVPIESKMISSRIEAAQKAVEAQNFESRKHLLEYDDVMNKQREAVYGLRNSLLKGLDQKELIVEDYVANLLSIMLDEFAPEKLHPDQWNLNGIKERLATQFGLNLEAEEIDIAQMNRHELGETLFEKLKEHYAAKEQIIGEPAMRYHERMIMLSVLDGLWKDHLLSMDHLKEGIGLRGYAQQDPLVAYKRESFDMFESMMNRFQEDTVRFLFLMQIIGPDGQPVQIGNRPRPVINVPAPAASSASRPALEPQGGAVAVAERPVGAQPVQPARSAVSSPVPIPTRQPSTTIDQIEAEFQRKKKRELDQARMAGTNGNGSEVAQRRTGEKVGRNDLCPCGSGKKYKKCHGAEA from the coding sequence GTGATCGGAAATGTACTGACGAAAGTCTTCGGCACCAATAATGATCGGGTGGTCAAGCGACTGCTGCCTATGGTCGAGACCATCCGCGCTCTCGAGCCGGAGTTGCAAAGGCTCTCTGATGAAGAGCTTCGCGCCAAGACTCAGGAGTTCAAGAACCGCATCCGGGCGAAAGTTGAAGGGCTGACCGATGAGGAAGATATTGTCGCCGGGGAGAAGGCCGCGCTTGACGAGCTCCTGCCGGAGGCCTTCGCAGTAGTTCGCGAGGCTGGACGACGCATCCTCAACATGCGTCACTTCGACGTGCAATTGATCGGCGGCATGGTGCTTCACCAGGGCAAGATCGCCGAAATGCGGACCGGTGAAGGCAAGACCCTGGTCGCCACGCTCTCCTGCTATTTGAACGCTCTGGCCGGACACGGCGTTCACGTCGTGACGGTCAATGACTACCTGGCAAAGCGCGACGCCGAGTGGATGGGCAAGATCTACGAGTTCCTAGGCCTCACCGTCGGTGTCATCGTCCACGACCTGGACGACAGCCAGCGCCGCGCCGCTTATGCTTCCGACATCACCTACGGGACCAACAACGAGTTCGGCTTCGACTACCTTCGCGACAACATGAAGTTCGATATCTCTGACTGCGTACAGCGCGGCCATTACTACGCGATCGTCGACGAAGTCGACTCCATCCTTATTGACGAGGCCCGCACTCCGCTCATTATCAGCGGTCCCACCGATCAAACCACTGACAACTACGTGCGGGTGAACAAAATCATTCCCGAGCTGGAACTCGGCGAAGAGATCGAGCAGGGCGAAACCAAGATATTGACCGGCGACTACGTTGTCGATGAAAAACACCGCTCCATTACGGTCAGCGATGAGGGCTGGGAGAAAGTGGAGCGGCTGCTCGGCATCGGCAACATCGCCGACGTCGAGAACTGGAGCCTCAAGCATCATGTCGAGACAGCGATTAAGGCCCACTCGCTCTACCGGCGTGACGTCCAATACGTTGTCAAAGACGGCGAAGTCATCATCGTCGACGAATTCACCGGGCGTTTGATGGCCGGTCGCCGCTGGTCCGATGGCCTCCATCAGGCAGTCGAGGCGAAGGAGGGGGTCTCCATCCGTAAGGAAGACCAGACGCTCGCCACCATTACCTTTCAAAACTATTTCAGGCTGTATAAAAAGCTGGCTGGCATGACCGGCACCGCCGAAACGGAGGCCACCGAGTTCGACAAGATCTACAAGCTCGATATCGTCGTCATTCCGACCAACAAGCCGATGCGCCGTCTCGAAAACCCCGACGTCGTCTTCCGGACAGCCAAGGAAAAGTACTTCGCGGTCGCCGATGAGATCGAGAAATTACACGAAGCCAAGCAGCCGGTGCTCGTCGGGACGACTTCGATTGAAAAATCCGAGCTGCTCTCAAGCATCCTGCAGCGCAAAGGGGTGAAGCACGTCGTGCTCAATGCAAAGTTCCACGAGCGGGAAGCAGAAATCGTCGCCCAGGCGGGACAGCACGGGAAGGTCACCATCGCCACCAATATGGCCGGCCGAGGTACCGATATTCTGCTCGGCGGCAACGCTGAATTTGTCGCTAAACGCGACCTGGTCAAGAAAGGACTTGCCCGCGCCATCAGCGTTGCTGAAGGAGCAATCAACCCGACCGCGGCAAGCGGCATGTTCCGCTTCTACTACGAGGGCCAGGAGTTTGAAACCACCCAAGAGAATTGGGATAAAACTTACGCCATCCACGCCGCTGCTTCTGCCAAAGATCACGACGCTGTGATTGAAGCCGGCGGCTTGCACATCCTCGGCACCGAACGACACGAGAGCCGCCGGATAGATAACCAGCTTCGCGGCCGTGCCGGCCGGCAAGGCGATCCCGGCTCGTCTCGTTTCTATCTCTCGCTCGAAGACGACCTAATGCGCATCTTCGCCAAGGAGTGGGTCTCAACCCTGCTCCAACGGCTTGGGATGGAAGAAGGCGTACCCATCGAGTCGAAGATGATCTCCAGCCGCATTGAGGCCGCGCAAAAGGCAGTCGAGGCCCAGAACTTCGAGTCTCGCAAGCACCTTCTTGAGTATGACGACGTTATGAACAAGCAGCGCGAAGCGGTTTATGGTCTGCGCAACTCGCTGCTTAAAGGGCTCGATCAGAAGGAACTCATCGTCGAAGATTACGTTGCGAACCTGCTCAGCATTATGCTCGACGAGTTCGCTCCGGAGAAACTTCATCCCGATCAGTGGAACCTCAACGGCATCAAGGAGCGGCTCGCTACGCAGTTTGGCCTCAATCTCGAAGCCGAAGAGATCGACATCGCCCAGATGAATCGCCATGAACTCGGCGAGACGCTCTTCGAGAAACTGAAGGAACACTATGCCGCCAAGGAACAGATCATTGGTGAGCCGGCGATGCGCTATCACGAACGTATGATCATGCTGAGCGTCCTCGATGGTCTGTGGAAAGACCATCTGTTGTCGATGGACCACCTGAAGGAAGGCATCGGACTTCGCGGCTACGCCCAGCAGGATCCGCTCGTCGCCTACAAGCGCGAGTCGTTCGATATGTTCGAATCGATGATGAACCGCTTCCAGGAAGACACTGTACGCTTCCTCTTCCTGATGCAGATCATCGGACCCGACGGCCAGCCGGTGCAGATTGGCAACCGTCCCCGCCCGGTCATCAACGTACCCGCGCCGGCTGCGAGTTCTGCTTCCCGTCCGGCGCTCGAGCCGCAGGGCGGTGCAGTCGCTGTGGCCGAGAGACCGGTAGGCGCACAGCCAGTCCAGCCAGCCCGGTCGGCTGTTTCCTCTCCAGTGCCGATCCCCACTCGCCAGCCGTCGACCACCATTGACCAGATCGAGGCCGAGTTCCAACGCAAAAAGAAGCGCGAACTCGACCAGGCAAGAATGGCCGGAACCAACGGCAACGGCTCCGAAGTAGCCCAGCGCCGGACCGGGGAAAAGGTCGGGAGGAACGATCTCTGCCCTTGCGGATCGGGAAAGAAATACAAGAAGTGCCATGGGGCGGAAGCGTAG
- a CDS encoding DUF4062 domain-containing protein: MVDFLKRRLQVFVSSTFSDLKEERQAAVEAILSAGHIPAGMELFAAGDESQMDVIRQWIDESDVYLLILGGRYGSVEPKTEKSYTQLEYEYALESGKPLFACVVNEAAIEGRVKANGRSVIETENPQQLKQFRADVLTRVVKFWEDTKDIKIAIAEKLSDFARREDLVGWVRPENVNVGALADEIARLSKENADLRAELKKWAAEGSGNISFDEMRKLLAAKGLLDFLERSRLQLGLNGMTASTGEQQRNCPELCILGLITTVAIGHPQRYSLTEQDAVF, translated from the coding sequence ATGGTCGATTTTCTTAAGAGAAGACTTCAGGTATTTGTTTCCTCCACGTTCAGTGACTTGAAGGAAGAGCGGCAGGCGGCCGTCGAGGCTATTCTGTCGGCTGGGCACATTCCGGCTGGAATGGAGCTTTTCGCTGCGGGCGATGAGTCTCAAATGGACGTTATCAGGCAGTGGATTGATGAGTCGGATGTCTACTTATTGATTCTCGGTGGCCGTTACGGGAGCGTCGAACCTAAGACCGAAAAGAGCTACACGCAGCTCGAATATGAATACGCACTTGAGTCAGGAAAGCCACTTTTCGCCTGCGTCGTAAATGAAGCCGCGATAGAAGGACGCGTGAAGGCGAATGGTAGGAGTGTCATCGAGACGGAAAACCCGCAACAACTAAAGCAATTTCGCGCTGATGTTCTGACGCGAGTCGTGAAGTTCTGGGAAGACACCAAGGACATCAAGATCGCGATCGCAGAAAAGCTCTCTGACTTCGCTCGACGAGAGGATCTGGTGGGCTGGGTGCGCCCAGAAAACGTAAATGTAGGAGCGCTGGCGGATGAGATTGCGCGTTTGAGTAAAGAGAATGCAGATTTACGTGCCGAGTTGAAGAAGTGGGCGGCAGAGGGCTCCGGGAATATCAGTTTTGATGAAATGCGGAAACTCTTAGCTGCTAAGGGACTCCTGGACTTTCTAGAGCGCTCTCGTTTGCAGCTAGGCCTTAATGGAATGACGGCATCGACCGGTGAGCAGCAACGAAATTGCCCTGAATTGTGTATTCTGGGGCTAATCACGACAGTCGCCATAGGCCACCCGCAACGTTACTCGCTAACGGAGCAGGACGCGGTTTTCTGA
- a CDS encoding MBL fold metallo-hydrolase: MYSRLERPKNSTLELGRISHPFPSMQASLIILGSGTSMGVPTLGCECRVCTSTDPRDKRLRPSAAVVWNGHHVIIDTGPDFRTQALNYGIGDVDAVLYTHSHADHILGMDDLRPLSFKHTGKIPLYADDPTARILETIFDYTFSEDSQYKLRARVRLNRLNGEACVNLCGVEFQRIPLLHGPLETGGYRFGNAAYLTDMNAIPDSSLSLLRGVEVVVIDALRERHHPSHANIEEAIAWVDKIGARQAWFTHMSHEILHAEIDAKLPPHIRLAYDGLIIPVEL; the protein is encoded by the coding sequence TTGTATAGTCGTCTAGAGCGGCCCAAGAATTCGACCCTTGAACTTGGGCGCATCTCCCATCCGTTCCCCTCCATGCAGGCATCTCTCATCATCCTCGGCAGCGGTACCTCCATGGGCGTTCCGACCCTTGGCTGCGAGTGTCGCGTCTGCACCTCAACCGATCCTCGCGACAAACGTCTACGTCCCTCGGCGGCGGTCGTCTGGAATGGCCACCACGTCATCATCGACACCGGCCCGGATTTCCGCACGCAGGCGCTAAATTATGGGATCGGAGACGTAGACGCCGTCCTCTATACGCATTCCCACGCCGATCACATCCTCGGCATGGACGACCTTCGTCCGCTCAGTTTCAAGCACACCGGCAAGATTCCCCTGTATGCTGACGATCCCACCGCCCGAATCCTCGAAACGATCTTCGATTACACCTTTTCTGAGGATTCTCAGTACAAACTGCGTGCCCGGGTTCGACTCAACCGTCTGAATGGCGAAGCTTGCGTGAACCTCTGCGGCGTCGAGTTTCAGCGAATCCCCCTCCTCCATGGCCCTCTAGAAACGGGCGGCTATCGCTTCGGCAACGCCGCTTATCTCACCGATATGAATGCCATTCCCGACTCCAGCCTTTCTCTTCTCAGGGGGGTCGAGGTGGTGGTTATCGACGCTCTCCGCGAACGTCACCATCCCAGCCATGCCAATATCGAAGAAGCCATCGCTTGGGTCGACAAGATCGGAGCGCGTCAGGCCTGGTTCACTCACATGTCGCACGAAATCCTCCACGCCGAGATCGACGCTAAATTGCCTCCGCACATACGTCTCGCCTATGACGGCCTTATCATCCCCGTTGAGCTCTGA
- a CDS encoding YgfZ/GcvT domain-containing protein, with translation MSESATLIPETTAAPTPLANLLQGESPHLTLRMHAGALTPGNFSSTDEEIAAAATGVAIFDSGYRTRIRVTGEDRLRWLNGMVSNAVQTLPEGSGNYNFILNAQGRIQGDAYIYRTSDSLLLDTDRSQAARLLAHLDHFIIMDDVELRPLDEVTSGIGLAGPQAAAMLDSLGLSASGLAPLQFVETSIAGHAVTLLHAYSPLIPRYEIWFSPDHTAALWKSLIAAGAKPIGIETLESLRVLEGIPRYGIDFNDRYLAQETSQTRALNFTKGCYLGQEIVERIRSRATVHRYLRQLELHGETPTAPTDILAAGDTSSLGQLTSIAAIRLPGLSATLALGFIRTEALERKASLEYTGGMATVLDHLPALPRS, from the coding sequence ATGAGCGAATCAGCGACGTTGATCCCCGAAACCACCGCAGCCCCAACCCCGCTGGCCAACCTGCTGCAGGGTGAATCTCCTCATCTGACGCTTCGGATGCACGCCGGCGCACTCACGCCGGGAAATTTCTCCTCGACCGACGAGGAAATCGCTGCCGCCGCGACCGGCGTCGCAATCTTTGACTCCGGCTATCGCACCCGCATCCGAGTCACCGGCGAAGACCGCCTCCGCTGGCTCAACGGCATGGTCTCGAATGCTGTTCAGACCCTGCCGGAGGGAAGCGGCAACTATAACTTCATTCTCAACGCCCAGGGACGCATCCAGGGTGACGCCTACATCTATCGCACCTCCGATTCCTTGCTCCTCGATACCGATCGCTCCCAGGCCGCCCGACTGCTCGCCCACCTTGACCACTTCATCATTATGGATGACGTAGAGCTTCGCCCGTTAGACGAGGTCACCAGCGGAATTGGTTTGGCTGGGCCACAGGCCGCAGCCATGCTCGATAGTCTCGGGCTCAGTGCCTCGGGGCTCGCTCCCCTGCAATTCGTCGAGACGAGCATCGCTGGCCATGCGGTCACCCTGCTCCACGCGTATAGCCCCCTCATCCCGCGGTATGAGATCTGGTTTTCACCCGATCATACGGCCGCTCTCTGGAAATCTCTGATCGCCGCCGGAGCCAAGCCGATCGGCATCGAGACTCTTGAGAGTCTTCGCGTTCTTGAGGGTATTCCCCGTTATGGGATCGACTTTAACGATCGCTATCTGGCCCAGGAAACCTCCCAGACTCGCGCTCTCAACTTCACTAAGGGCTGCTATCTCGGCCAGGAAATCGTCGAACGGATTCGCTCCCGGGCCACCGTCCACCGCTACCTGCGCCAACTCGAACTCCATGGGGAAACTCCGACGGCGCCGACCGATATCCTTGCAGCTGGCGACACGTCGTCACTCGGGCAACTCACCAGCATCGCCGCCATTCGCCTGCCCGGTTTAAGCGCAACTCTCGCACTGGGTTTCATCCGCACCGAAGCCCTCGAACGAAAAGCATCACTCGAATACACTGGCGGTATGGCCACCGTTCTCGACCATCTGCCAGCATTGCCTCGATCATGA